The nucleotide sequence TGATGAGAACGCCGCGGAAAAAGAGCTGGAATCCGAACCGGACCACCACCAGGACGACGCCCAGGAGGAGGACGAGCTTCAGCACGGACTTGTGCATGAATCCCCGGTACTCCTCGTAGGAGAAGCCCACCTCGTGGACGAGACCGCCTTTATAATCGGCGCGGCAGAACGAAACATAGTGGGCCCCGCTCCCGGAAGCGGTCCGGTAGACGCGCGATCCGGGCTTCTGGACCGGCGCGAGGTAGCGCAGCATCTCCGCCTTCAGGTCCCTACCCGTGGAGCCGCTCTCCGCAAGATGACGCTTCATGGCGTCGGCAAAGGGACCGAAGCCCTTGTGCTCCTTCGCGAGGTAGGCCTCCATGACGCCGCGAAACCCATCATCGGGCATCTGCCGGATCTTACTCCCATGATAAAAGGTTGTCTTGTTCAGGGACCCTATCGCATCATCCAGAAGCTTCACCGGATCTGCGGCGTTCTCCGGCTTGCTCTCAAGGAGCGCCTTCAATCCGCCCCTGTAGCCGCCAAAATAGGGATGTCCCTGCTCCAGGAAGCGCTTCGCCCCGGTGAAATCCTTGTCGCGGAAATATGTTTTAAGCATGCCGTAATAATAGGCGTTTGTCAGGTCGACGCCGATGGACGGGAACCCATCCGGGTCAACCCCATCATGGGCCGTCACTTCGTCTTTATCGACCGTATAGACGAAGCGGTATCGCGCCGCCCTGGTGAGACGGCCGGTCTGCAGGGTCATATCCATCTCCCGGTGGTAAATCTCGTCATAGGCCTCGTCCCGCTCCTGGAGGGAGATATAGCTTGAGAACTGGAGCACGATCAGAAAGGCGACGAGGGATATGCCGATGATCTTGCCGATGAAGGAGAAGCGGTCCCTGGAATTATTGAGATAGACGATGGTCATGAAAAAGTAACCGGTGAGATTCAGCAGGACCCATACGTTGTTGAATATATCACGCCCGACCACGCCGTCCCTGCTCATGGTATTCAGGAGCGACGGAATAATATTCGACACGAGATAGACGCCGCCGAGGAGGGCGACAATCCAGCGCTCCCTTCCTTTCAGGACAATTACTTTCCAGATGGCGACGATTATGGTTATGACGATATTGGCGACGATCACGATGCCGATATACTTGCTGATCTCATCGGCGTTGAAGTCCCAGTAGTGCCCGTGGTAGAGAAAGACCCGTTCAGCCCTGACGGTCATTACACAGAAAAATATGATACAAAGGCTCATCAGGCCATAGGCGATCCTGCCGTACCACTTCGTAAAGCGGGGATAAGTCACTTCGGGATAGCACAGATAAAAAAGATTGCCGTGTATCTCGGCGATGAGGATACAGGCGACGGTGATCCAGCGGTGAAAGGCCGCCAGGGGATGGTAAATGCTGGCGCAGATCAGGTAGCCGAAATTGAACACAGCCAGGAAGGCGAAAGCCAGGCCAAGGTGTAAGGTCGCCTTTGATTTCTGCCTGAGGGAGAGTAAAAAAAGGGCAACGACGACAAAGAAGGTGACGGCAATGAGAGAGCCGATGGAAAATGAGTTTAAATAAAATATTCGTTCCGTTCCCATCTTCCCCCCTAATTCATCGGCTCCCATGGGCGCGACA is from Spirochaetota bacterium and encodes:
- a CDS encoding HAMP domain-containing protein, which gives rise to MGTERIFYLNSFSIGSLIAVTFFVVVALFLLSLRQKSKATLHLGLAFAFLAVFNFGYLICASIYHPLAAFHRWITVACILIAEIHGNLFYLCYPEVTYPRFTKWYGRIAYGLMSLCIIFFCVMTVRAERVFLYHGHYWDFNADEISKYIGIVIVANIVITIIVAIWKVIVLKGRERWIVALLGGVYLVSNIIPSLLNTMSRDGVVGRDIFNNVWVLLNLTGYFFMTIVYLNNSRDRFSFIGKIIGISLVAFLIVLQFSSYISLQERDEAYDEIYHREMDMTLQTGRLTRAARYRFVYTVDKDEVTAHDGVDPDGFPSIGVDLTNAYYYGMLKTYFRDKDFTGAKRFLEQGHPYFGGYRGGLKALLESKPENAADPVKLLDDAIGSLNKTTFYHGSKIRQMPDDGFRGVMEAYLAKEHKGFGPFADAMKRHLAESGSTGRDLKAEMLRYLAPVQKPGSRVYRTASGSGAHYVSFCRADYKGGLVHEVGFSYEEYRGFMHKSVLKLVLLLGVVLVVVRFGFQLFFRGVLITPLRNLSHGVRSVNGGDLETSVPVIMEDEIGYVTRSFNTMVATIRGMIGTISTNSFEIKTVSKDMDQASQHLADIARELTAIVEEAASAYEEMSSSFEKNLDSIRVQMDNSEGVKNEITQINAKSGQLSQRVSSLTDSINEAIRQVDVGAETIDKSIRAISGLAEYLKRIEETVNSINELADKINLLALNAAIEAARAGEQGRGFAVVADEVNKLADQTTELVKGIQSTIVQHTSQVAGELQYISGTADIFMNVRSKILETGDVMKDAIAFTTGLNGMNTEIQTKIEQLSGISGDIYTFSHEQVDVLQELTKMINTITDIAQNTLQNADVVRSFSKIIEQISNELNDNIEAIRKRESPDEQ